A genomic region of Streptomyces sp. NBC_00247 contains the following coding sequences:
- a CDS encoding aminomethyl transferase family protein, whose translation MTATTIAPAVRTASEDYATLRTAVGAYRVTAPLVRLTGDDRLTFLDGFLAKSADYVEPDSVREVLALNADGTPFAILLHFEIGEESWLLPRTAVTAVELGEYLGRFDASAGVTVEIAPEGWGATAFEGPVAWSVAAGFVDFDISGLTLHAVTESTLDVPGATAHLARVGTTGEYGYLLLSDAPQAAHEAVLAGVADKGGAEIGEEGLSRVQTEAGMGVYSAGFGELGVAEADLAWMIDWSRTGEFHGSDELTAPTGSEARLTALVAPVGSRFAAGTPVTAAGQEVGTVLHQAPAANPEEELVLALLDNPFWVPGLELTAADRAGDERPVRTATLPRVIARSLTIKIA comes from the coding sequence ATGACCGCCACCACCATCGCCCCGGCCGTCCGCACCGCCTCCGAGGACTACGCCACCCTGCGCACCGCCGTCGGCGCCTACCGCGTCACCGCCCCACTGGTCCGGCTGACCGGTGACGACCGGCTGACCTTCCTGGACGGCTTCCTCGCCAAGTCCGCCGACTACGTGGAGCCCGACTCGGTCCGTGAGGTGCTGGCGCTGAACGCGGACGGCACGCCGTTCGCCATCCTGCTGCACTTCGAGATCGGCGAGGAGTCGTGGCTGCTGCCGCGCACCGCCGTCACCGCCGTCGAACTCGGCGAGTACCTCGGCCGGTTCGACGCGTCCGCCGGCGTCACCGTCGAGATCGCCCCCGAGGGCTGGGGCGCCACCGCCTTCGAGGGTCCCGTGGCGTGGTCGGTCGCGGCCGGCTTCGTGGACTTCGACATCTCCGGCCTGACCCTGCACGCCGTCACCGAGTCCACCCTCGACGTCCCCGGCGCCACCGCCCACCTGGCCCGCGTCGGCACCACCGGAGAGTACGGCTACCTGCTGCTGTCCGACGCCCCGCAGGCCGCCCACGAGGCGGTGCTCGCGGGCGTCGCCGACAAGGGCGGCGCCGAGATCGGCGAGGAGGGCCTCTCCCGGGTCCAGACCGAGGCCGGCATGGGCGTGTACAGCGCCGGCTTCGGCGAACTGGGCGTCGCGGAGGCCGACCTGGCCTGGATGATCGACTGGAGCCGGACCGGCGAGTTCCACGGCTCCGACGAGCTGACCGCGCCGACCGGGTCCGAGGCCCGCCTCACCGCACTCGTCGCCCCGGTCGGCAGCCGCTTCGCAGCCGGTACCCCGGTCACCGCGGCCGGCCAGGAGGTCGGCACCGTCCTCCACCAGGCGCCGGCCGCCAACCCGGAGGAGGAGCTGGTCCTGGCCCTGCTCGACAACCCCTTCTGGGTGCCGGGGCTGGAACTGACCGCCGCGGACCGGGCCGGGGACGAGCGCCCGGTGCGCACCGCGACCCTGCCCCGGGTCATCGCCCGCTCCCTCACCATCAAGATCGCCTGA
- a CDS encoding beta-ketoacyl-[acyl-carrier-protein] synthase family protein: protein MTPANIALTGLGLITGAGDDVEKSWSSIAAGTTGIRTNTLFDTSELLTDWAGMATAEQPADLDRCYALAATAIREALHGSGLDLAAVDRDRVAVVVGSSLGAMPTLEATHRTFVLEGRLDVEQAVASQLPCVGDYIAAEFDLRGPRVVLSNACAASAVALGYAAELLWKGDVDYVVCGGVDPLAELSAYGFSALGALDAEPCSPLSASTGLTLGEGAGFMVLESVERAEGRGARVLAELGGYGLSCDGYHQTAPDPSGKGACAAMAQALDTAGLTPADVDYLNLHGTGTPANDASEPKALKLLFGLEIPAASSTKSILGHTLGAAGAVEAVVSTLAIDRGTLPPTINTRGVASPYGLDVIPETGRDARPEVVVSNSFAFGGNNASVVINRPGRTGSRPPRREAVQEVVVTGVAGLAGTAGGTEAITAAFAEGRPCFDTFEEVVGIGRVPVGRVDIKAASRGTNPSRARRMDPLSLLAASAVNDLYARHGKPSRDVAESTGIVFATGYGPVTSVLRFHEGVVRSGITGANPSLFANTVVNAAAGHVAMLHRFRGYTATIANGGTSSVLALQLAARVIARGAAARIMVVVADEFPEQALATQAALPGYARSAHVVPGGRTGTVLSEGAAAILLESREAARDRGADVLARVRGFGASGESAGIGRIARDGAAWGRSLRSALAEADLGPEGIGTVVSAASGHPLVDLAQRAALRHTGLEGRPVLAPKALLGETYGSAGALGLVAALTGAGTSGPVLLSSFAYGGSYAAAVLDPEA from the coding sequence ATGACACCTGCGAACATCGCCCTGACAGGCCTGGGCCTGATCACCGGCGCCGGTGACGACGTGGAGAAGAGCTGGTCGTCGATCGCGGCCGGCACCACCGGCATCCGCACCAACACCCTCTTCGACACCTCCGAGCTGCTCACCGACTGGGCGGGCATGGCCACCGCCGAGCAGCCCGCCGACCTGGACCGCTGCTACGCGCTCGCGGCCACCGCGATCCGCGAGGCCCTGCACGGCAGCGGCCTCGACCTCGCGGCCGTGGACCGCGACCGGGTGGCCGTCGTGGTGGGCTCCAGCCTCGGCGCCATGCCGACGCTGGAGGCCACCCACCGCACCTTCGTCCTGGAGGGAAGGCTGGACGTCGAGCAGGCAGTCGCCTCCCAACTCCCCTGCGTGGGCGACTACATCGCGGCGGAGTTCGACCTGCGCGGCCCGCGCGTGGTCCTCTCCAACGCCTGCGCGGCCAGCGCCGTCGCCCTCGGCTACGCCGCCGAGCTGCTGTGGAAGGGCGACGTCGACTACGTCGTGTGCGGCGGCGTCGACCCGCTGGCGGAGCTGTCCGCCTACGGGTTCAGCGCGCTCGGCGCGCTGGACGCCGAGCCGTGCTCGCCGCTCTCCGCCTCCACCGGACTCACCCTCGGCGAGGGCGCCGGATTCATGGTCCTGGAGTCGGTGGAGCGGGCCGAGGGACGCGGCGCCCGCGTCCTCGCGGAGCTGGGCGGATACGGCCTGTCCTGCGACGGCTACCACCAGACCGCGCCCGACCCCAGCGGCAAGGGCGCCTGCGCCGCCATGGCACAGGCCCTCGACACGGCGGGCCTCACCCCCGCCGACGTGGACTACCTCAACCTGCACGGCACCGGTACCCCCGCCAACGACGCCTCCGAACCCAAGGCGCTGAAGCTCCTGTTCGGCCTGGAGATACCGGCGGCCAGCTCCACCAAGTCGATCCTCGGCCACACCCTCGGCGCGGCCGGCGCGGTCGAGGCCGTGGTGAGCACCCTGGCCATCGACCGGGGCACGCTGCCGCCCACCATCAACACCCGGGGCGTCGCCTCTCCGTACGGCCTGGACGTCATCCCGGAGACCGGCCGCGACGCGCGCCCCGAGGTGGTGGTGTCGAACTCCTTCGCGTTCGGCGGCAACAACGCCTCGGTCGTCATCAACCGGCCCGGCCGTACCGGCTCCCGGCCGCCCCGCCGCGAGGCCGTCCAGGAGGTCGTCGTCACCGGCGTCGCCGGCCTTGCCGGAACGGCCGGCGGCACCGAGGCGATCACCGCGGCGTTCGCCGAGGGACGGCCCTGCTTCGACACCTTCGAAGAGGTCGTGGGCATCGGCAGGGTGCCGGTCGGCCGGGTGGACATCAAGGCCGCTTCGCGCGGTACGAACCCCAGCCGGGCCCGCCGCATGGACCCGCTGAGCCTGCTCGCCGCGTCCGCCGTGAACGACCTGTACGCACGCCACGGCAAGCCGTCGCGTGACGTGGCGGAGTCGACCGGCATCGTCTTCGCCACCGGGTACGGTCCGGTGACCTCGGTCCTGCGGTTCCACGAGGGCGTGGTGCGCTCGGGCATCACCGGTGCCAACCCGTCCCTGTTCGCCAACACCGTCGTCAACGCCGCCGCCGGCCACGTCGCGATGCTCCACCGCTTCCGCGGCTACACCGCGACCATCGCCAACGGCGGCACCAGCTCCGTGCTCGCGCTCCAGCTCGCCGCCAGGGTCATCGCCCGCGGCGCAGCGGCACGGATCATGGTGGTGGTCGCCGACGAGTTCCCCGAGCAGGCCCTCGCCACCCAGGCGGCGCTGCCCGGCTACGCCCGGTCCGCGCACGTCGTGCCCGGCGGGCGCACCGGTACCGTCCTCAGCGAGGGCGCCGCCGCGATCCTGCTGGAGAGCCGGGAGGCGGCCCGGGACCGGGGCGCCGACGTCCTGGCGCGGGTCCGCGGCTTCGGCGCCAGTGGCGAATCGGCCGGTATCGGCCGCATCGCCAGGGACGGCGCGGCCTGGGGGCGCTCCCTGCGCTCCGCGCTCGCCGAGGCGGACCTCGGCCCGGAGGGGATCGGCACGGTCGTCTCGGCCGCGTCCGGCCACCCCCTGGTCGACCTGGCCCAGCGGGCGGCCCTGCGCCACACCGGGCTCGAAGGCCGGCCGGTCCTCGCTCCCAAGGCCCTGCTCGGCGAGACCTACGGCAGCGCGGGCGCCCTCGGCCTGGTCGCCGCCCTCACCGGTGCCGGCACCTCCGGCCCCGTGCTGCTGTCGAGCTTCGCGTACGGCGGCAGCTACGCGGCGGCCGTCCTCGACCCGGAGGCGTGA